From the genome of Rarobacter incanus, one region includes:
- a CDS encoding nitroreductase family protein translates to MSNDSVSHEQILTERYLEGPFPQVVRGNPTVDVLLAHRSVRRYIDRPVTDRELATMIAAAQSASSSSNLQLWSVVEVRDDEKKQRIAQLAGTDGAHLASAPVVLFFIADLARATQVFADVATGAVQVPEVGADLVAESSVRESQNLETTMVAFGDALIAAQNAAVAAESMGLGICYLGSIRNDVPAIAKELGLPEHSFAAVGMTVGHPNPERPTRIKTRLPIAAVWHKETYDLAGQREQVLKYEHAARAFYTGQGMAPSWIQRNFVRLFKSGAIGARTWMQLWLRNRGMGSK, encoded by the coding sequence ATGAGCAATGACAGCGTTTCCCACGAACAGATCCTCACCGAGCGATACCTAGAGGGGCCGTTCCCGCAGGTCGTCCGCGGCAACCCGACTGTGGACGTTCTGCTTGCGCATCGTTCGGTGCGGCGCTACATAGACCGGCCCGTCACCGACCGGGAACTGGCGACAATGATCGCCGCGGCCCAGAGCGCGTCGAGTTCATCGAACCTGCAACTGTGGTCCGTCGTTGAGGTGCGCGACGACGAAAAGAAGCAACGCATCGCCCAATTGGCGGGAACCGACGGCGCGCACCTTGCCAGCGCGCCGGTCGTACTGTTCTTCATCGCGGACCTGGCGCGGGCCACCCAGGTGTTCGCCGATGTCGCAACCGGCGCGGTCCAGGTTCCCGAGGTGGGGGCGGACCTCGTCGCCGAATCGAGCGTGCGCGAGTCGCAGAATCTGGAAACCACGATGGTGGCGTTCGGGGACGCGCTTATCGCCGCGCAAAATGCCGCCGTTGCGGCCGAATCCATGGGGCTAGGAATCTGCTACCTGGGTTCGATTCGCAACGACGTGCCCGCGATCGCGAAGGAACTGGGGCTGCCGGAGCACTCGTTCGCGGCGGTCGGGATGACGGTGGGGCACCCCAATCCCGAGCGGCCAACACGCATCAAGACCCGCCTACCGATCGCCGCGGTTTGGCACAAAGAAACCTACGATTTGGCCGGTCAACGCGAACAGGTTTTGAAGTACGAGCACGCCGCGCGCGCCTTCTACACCGGCCAAGGAATGGCGCCGAGTTGGATCCAACGCAACTTTGTGCGCCTGTTCAAGAGCGGCGCCATCGGCGCGCGCACGTGGATGCAGCTGTGGCTGCGTAACCGCGGCATGGGCAGCAAATAG
- the obgE gene encoding GTPase ObgE, with protein sequence MATFVDRAVIYARGGNGGHGCASVRREKFKPLGGPDGANGGNGGSVIVRVDPQVTTLLDFHHLPHRAAPNGAPGMGDMRQGANGQDLIIGVPDGTVVKDEAGETLADLVGAGAELVIARGGMGGLGNAALSSQKRKAPGFALLGEPGEEVTVSLELKSIADVALVGYPSAGKSSLIAAMSAARPKIADYPFTTLVPNLGVVQAGDYRYTIADVPGLIPGASEGKGLGLEFLRHVERCAVLVHVLDSAALESDRDPLTDLDVIENELAEYSAANDMQGRLPLLERPRVVVLSKVDVPDGRDLADMVRPELEARGYPVFEVSAVTHEGLKQLSFALGQLVARARAAEPAPAPTRVVLRPAAADDSKFTVTRVQETDGYFFEVRGRKPERWVVQTDFTNDEAVGYLADRLEKLGVEEELFRRGAVPGDEVRIGRPENCVVFDWEPTMRTGAELLGGPRGTDQRLQESLRPTRKEKRREYTERMDAKAAAREELWMERESGVWNEPDQD encoded by the coding sequence ATGGCCACGTTCGTTGATCGCGCAGTAATTTACGCCCGCGGGGGGAACGGCGGCCACGGTTGCGCATCCGTGCGGCGCGAGAAGTTCAAACCCCTGGGCGGGCCCGACGGCGCCAACGGCGGCAACGGTGGCTCGGTCATAGTTCGCGTGGATCCGCAGGTGACCACGCTGCTCGACTTCCATCACCTGCCGCACCGGGCCGCGCCCAATGGGGCCCCCGGGATGGGTGACATGCGCCAGGGCGCGAATGGCCAGGACCTGATCATTGGCGTCCCCGACGGCACCGTTGTCAAGGACGAGGCCGGCGAAACCCTTGCCGACCTGGTCGGCGCCGGGGCCGAGTTGGTGATAGCTCGCGGGGGAATGGGCGGACTCGGCAACGCCGCCCTATCCTCGCAAAAGCGGAAGGCTCCCGGCTTCGCGCTGCTGGGGGAACCGGGCGAGGAGGTGACAGTTTCCCTCGAGCTGAAGTCGATTGCGGACGTGGCGCTGGTCGGCTACCCGAGTGCGGGCAAGTCATCCCTGATCGCCGCTATGTCGGCGGCCCGCCCGAAGATCGCGGACTATCCGTTCACGACCCTGGTGCCCAATCTCGGCGTGGTCCAGGCCGGTGACTACCGGTACACGATCGCCGACGTTCCTGGCCTCATCCCGGGCGCTAGCGAGGGTAAGGGCCTGGGGCTTGAATTCCTGCGGCACGTTGAGCGTTGCGCCGTGCTGGTCCACGTCCTCGATTCCGCCGCTTTGGAGTCGGATCGCGACCCGCTGACCGACCTTGACGTCATCGAGAACGAACTGGCCGAATACAGCGCGGCCAACGACATGCAAGGGCGCCTGCCGCTTCTAGAACGCCCCCGGGTCGTAGTGCTTTCAAAGGTGGATGTGCCGGACGGTCGCGACCTGGCAGACATGGTGCGCCCCGAGCTGGAGGCGCGCGGGTACCCGGTGTTCGAGGTTTCGGCGGTTACCCATGAGGGCCTCAAGCAGTTGTCGTTCGCGCTGGGCCAGCTTGTGGCCCGCGCACGGGCGGCCGAACCGGCCCCGGCGCCAACCCGCGTGGTGTTGCGCCCCGCGGCGGCGGACGACTCGAAGTTCACGGTCACCCGCGTGCAAGAGACGGATGGCTACTTCTTTGAAGTGCGCGGCCGCAAACCCGAGCGGTGGGTCGTGCAGACGGACTTCACCAACGATGAGGCGGTTGGCTACCTGGCCGACCGGCTCGAAAAGCTCGGCGTCGAAGAGGAACTGTTCCGGCGCGGCGCAGTTCCCGGTGACGAGGTGCGCATCGGGCGCCCGGAAAACTGCGTCGTCTTCGATTGGGAGCCGACCATGAGGACCGGTGCGGAACTGCTTGGCGGCCCGCGCGGGACGGACCAGCGACTCCAGGAGAGCCTGCGGCCCACCCGCAAGGAGAAGCGGCGCGAATACACCGAGCGGATGGATGCGAAGGCGGCAGCGCGCGAAGAACTGTGGATGGAACGCGAATCCGGGGTGTGGAACGAACCCGACCAGGACTAG
- the rpmA gene encoding 50S ribosomal protein L27: MAHKKGASSSRNGRDSNAQRLGVKRFGGQLVKAGEIIVRQRGTHFHPGHNVGRGGDDTLFALKDGTVQFGQRRERKVIDIVEASA; the protein is encoded by the coding sequence ATGGCACACAAGAAGGGCGCGAGCTCCTCGCGTAACGGCCGGGATTCGAACGCACAGCGCCTTGGTGTCAAGCGTTTCGGTGGGCAACTGGTGAAGGCAGGCGAAATCATCGTCCGCCAGCGCGGAACCCACTTCCACCCGGGCCACAACGTCGGCCGCGGCGGCGACGACACGCTTTTTGCCCTCAAGGATGGGACCGTTCAGTTCGGTCAGCGTCGCGAGCGCAAGGTCATCGACATCGTCGAGGCGTCTGCCTGA
- the rplU gene encoding 50S ribosomal protein L21 translates to MVYAIVKAGGRQEKVSVGDIVVVDRLASKPGDSVELPALLLVDGEVVTTDAAKLGEVKVTAEVVRDEKGPKIDILRYKNKTGYRRRQGHRAKLTRLKITAIA, encoded by the coding sequence GTGGTTTACGCGATCGTTAAAGCTGGCGGGCGCCAGGAGAAGGTGTCTGTAGGCGACATCGTCGTCGTCGACCGTCTGGCCTCGAAGCCGGGCGACAGCGTGGAGCTTCCCGCGCTTCTGCTTGTCGACGGTGAGGTTGTGACCACCGACGCGGCAAAGCTCGGCGAGGTCAAGGTGACGGCCGAGGTCGTGCGGGATGAGAAGGGTCCGAAGATCGACATCCTGCGTTACAAAAACAAGACTGGCTACCGCCGTCGCCAGGGTCACCGCGCGAAGCTGACCCGCCTGAAGATCACGGCGATCGCCTGA
- a CDS encoding AEC family transporter, translating to MAGVLFGFGVIGIVIFVGYAVARRRVLGPDGQRTLAKLAFSIAMPALLFTQIATADLGRIFSRSLIVTAGSVVVVVALYVAVARFVWHRPADEVIIGSLASGYVNGGNLGIPIAVYVLGSATYAIPVMLWQLCVLAPASMAIIERLRNRDARGLRAVVRPVFRNPLVIAAAAGIAAALLPWGVPEVIMQPLDLLAGLAVPSALLAFGMSLHGGSVPGAAPVRPAIFAIVILKNIVQPAAAYAVARYGVHLEGVDLFAATLFAALPTAQNVFVYAMRAGTGVQLARDSIVITSAISIPIVVALAAVMV from the coding sequence GTGGCGGGAGTTTTATTTGGATTCGGCGTCATCGGAATTGTCATTTTTGTTGGCTATGCCGTCGCTCGCCGCCGCGTTTTGGGGCCGGACGGGCAGCGGACGCTTGCAAAACTGGCGTTCTCGATTGCGATGCCAGCACTGCTTTTCACGCAGATCGCGACCGCGGACCTGGGCAGGATTTTTTCGCGTTCCTTGATCGTGACGGCCGGGTCTGTGGTTGTTGTCGTGGCGCTCTACGTCGCGGTCGCCCGATTTGTCTGGCACCGGCCGGCGGACGAGGTCATCATAGGATCGCTCGCATCCGGCTACGTCAACGGCGGCAACCTGGGAATCCCCATCGCCGTTTACGTCCTGGGCAGCGCAACCTATGCGATCCCGGTGATGCTGTGGCAGCTATGCGTGCTGGCACCCGCGTCGATGGCGATCATAGAGCGGCTGCGCAACCGGGATGCGCGCGGCCTGCGCGCCGTGGTGCGCCCGGTGTTCCGCAATCCGCTGGTGATCGCCGCCGCCGCCGGGATAGCCGCGGCGCTGCTGCCGTGGGGCGTCCCCGAGGTCATCATGCAGCCGCTGGACCTCTTGGCCGGACTGGCCGTGCCATCCGCGTTGCTGGCCTTCGGGATGTCCCTGCACGGCGGATCGGTGCCCGGCGCGGCTCCGGTGCGCCCCGCGATATTCGCCATCGTGATCCTGAAGAACATCGTGCAGCCAGCCGCGGCGTACGCCGTAGCGCGCTACGGCGTGCACCTGGAGGGCGTCGACCTCTTCGCGGCCACCTTGTTCGCGGCCCTGCCCACGGCCCAGAACGTGTTCGTATACGCGATGCGCGCGGGGACCGGGGTGCAACTAGCCCGCGACTCGATCGTGATCACCAGCGCAATCTCGATTCCGATCGTGGTCGCGCTCGCCGCCGTTATGGTCTAA
- a CDS encoding Rne/Rng family ribonuclease, translating to MNNDEFTPTPNAATPEGERGSGNATEAAPARKTRRRVTRPAGSKKAPEAAGAASAARQDAVEPQAATRPADDRTGRKSQRSAEAEGGGTDGAGADGSGAQSAQNPAAADPGKPTLDVFAELEGVTKRRASKRAPKKAVREQAEEQDGPGASADQDGAGASVDHEAAAEKPSRKRRGARAPKAAQAGAAAEGDQHSAVASLIEADLDSLSRALHPGDEADEAKDAPIADADAPKEEGAPRAKAQRRQTRGKKKPPAAPLFSAADTADETEEEESPADQPIRLAATTLLFQAPDVSPRARRRKATPEPLAEEPSEDAAAEDLVADSGAHVSPADEEQHVDAAGGSDADDVDDSDDSDDDGDDDAGARKRRRRRGGRGRRKTNSNADADAEESAADAPEQGDGEAAADAGDDGDKDDDADSSSRRRRRRRRGARGNDAEADSGSGRSLNDQVTALKGSTRLEAKRQRRREGRDAGRRRQIITEAEFLARRESVDRTMVVREKDGRTQIAVLEDGVLVEHYVSQQSQASMAGNVYLGRVQNVLPSMEAAFVDIGKGRNAVLYAGEVNWDAAGLADGQPRRIEQALKSGDTVVVQVTKDPIGHKGARLTSQVTLAGRYLVFVPGGGMTGISRKLPDTERSRLKRILRAVVPDGAGVIVRTAAEGASEEELTADIARLQSQWESIEKKSKTASAPSLLQGEPDMAIRVVRDIFNDDFKELIVSGKGVYKELTSYIHELAPDLESKMTKWVNPTDVFAQHRIDEQLAKGMDRKVWLPSGGSLVIDRTEAMTVIDVNTGKFTGTGGTLEETVTRNNLEAAEEIVRQLRLRDIGGIVVVDFIDMVLESNRDLVLRRLVECLGRDRTRHQVAEVTSLGLVQMTRKRVGQGLVEAFSETCSHCLGRGFIVHTEPNEHSKSHGSQAADEEPVPKKSSRRRKSSGHQESGTAAPVPVLPGSSTKEREAVKATLAQIAAAAAHAHDEQHGDGEVAEGEIVEPAAIEAVVIEAEVVAENDSPDADGTDSPAAP from the coding sequence TTGAATAACGACGAGTTCACCCCAACACCGAACGCAGCCACCCCGGAAGGCGAACGCGGTTCCGGCAACGCCACCGAGGCGGCCCCCGCGCGCAAGACGCGACGGCGCGTGACCCGCCCGGCGGGCTCCAAGAAGGCGCCCGAAGCGGCCGGTGCGGCCAGCGCCGCGCGGCAGGACGCCGTCGAGCCGCAAGCGGCGACGCGGCCCGCAGACGACCGGACCGGGCGCAAGTCACAACGATCCGCGGAGGCGGAGGGCGGTGGCACCGATGGTGCGGGTGCGGACGGTTCCGGCGCGCAATCCGCGCAAAACCCTGCGGCCGCTGACCCCGGCAAGCCGACATTGGACGTGTTCGCGGAACTCGAAGGGGTAACGAAGCGCCGCGCATCCAAGCGCGCGCCGAAGAAGGCGGTCCGCGAGCAGGCGGAGGAACAGGACGGCCCGGGCGCTTCGGCAGACCAGGACGGCGCGGGCGCTTCGGTCGACCATGAAGCGGCGGCCGAAAAGCCGTCCCGCAAGCGCCGCGGTGCGCGCGCTCCGAAGGCGGCGCAGGCGGGCGCGGCCGCGGAGGGCGATCAGCACAGCGCGGTTGCTTCATTGATCGAGGCCGACCTGGACTCGCTCAGCCGTGCCTTGCACCCTGGTGATGAGGCGGATGAGGCAAAGGACGCGCCGATCGCGGACGCGGACGCCCCCAAAGAAGAAGGCGCACCCCGCGCCAAGGCGCAGCGACGCCAAACGCGCGGCAAGAAGAAGCCGCCGGCTGCGCCCCTGTTTAGCGCCGCGGACACCGCCGACGAGACCGAGGAAGAAGAGTCGCCCGCTGACCAGCCGATTCGGCTCGCCGCGACGACGCTGCTGTTCCAGGCACCCGACGTATCGCCCCGCGCCCGTCGACGCAAGGCGACCCCGGAGCCCCTTGCCGAGGAGCCGAGTGAGGACGCCGCCGCCGAAGACCTGGTCGCCGACTCCGGTGCGCACGTGTCCCCAGCGGACGAAGAGCAGCATGTAGATGCCGCGGGTGGCAGCGACGCCGACGATGTCGATGACAGCGATGACAGCGATGACGACGGCGACGACGACGCCGGTGCGCGCAAGCGCCGCCGTCGGCGCGGAGGTCGCGGTCGCCGCAAGACCAATTCGAATGCGGACGCCGATGCGGAAGAGTCCGCAGCCGATGCGCCTGAGCAGGGCGACGGGGAGGCCGCCGCGGACGCAGGCGATGACGGGGATAAGGACGATGACGCGGACAGCTCGTCGCGCCGTCGCAGGCGGCGCAGGCGCGGCGCGCGCGGCAACGACGCGGAGGCAGATTCCGGATCGGGCCGTTCTCTCAATGACCAAGTCACGGCGCTGAAGGGCTCCACCCGCCTGGAGGCGAAGCGGCAGCGCCGCCGCGAGGGGCGGGACGCCGGTCGACGCAGGCAGATCATTACCGAGGCGGAATTCCTGGCGCGCCGCGAATCGGTGGACCGGACCATGGTCGTGCGCGAAAAGGACGGCCGCACGCAGATCGCCGTACTTGAAGACGGCGTCCTGGTTGAACACTACGTCTCCCAGCAGTCCCAGGCATCAATGGCCGGCAACGTGTACCTGGGGCGCGTGCAAAACGTGCTCCCCAGCATGGAGGCCGCGTTCGTTGACATCGGCAAGGGCCGCAACGCCGTGCTGTACGCGGGTGAGGTCAACTGGGACGCGGCAGGCCTGGCCGACGGTCAACCGCGCCGGATCGAGCAGGCGCTGAAGTCCGGGGACACCGTCGTTGTGCAGGTCACCAAGGACCCCATCGGGCACAAGGGTGCGCGCCTGACGTCGCAAGTGACGCTCGCCGGGCGCTACCTCGTATTCGTTCCCGGCGGCGGCATGACGGGTATATCCCGCAAGCTGCCGGACACGGAGCGCTCGCGGCTCAAGCGGATTCTGCGCGCGGTGGTTCCCGACGGTGCGGGTGTGATTGTGCGGACCGCCGCCGAGGGCGCCTCCGAGGAGGAACTGACCGCGGATATCGCCAGGTTGCAGTCGCAGTGGGAATCGATCGAGAAGAAGTCGAAGACCGCCAGCGCGCCCAGCCTTTTGCAGGGCGAACCCGATATGGCGATCAGGGTCGTGCGCGACATTTTCAACGATGATTTCAAGGAACTCATCGTTTCCGGCAAGGGCGTCTACAAGGAATTGACGTCGTATATCCACGAGTTGGCACCCGACCTCGAATCGAAAATGACGAAGTGGGTGAACCCCACCGATGTCTTCGCCCAGCACCGCATCGACGAGCAACTGGCGAAGGGAATGGACCGGAAGGTCTGGTTGCCGTCGGGCGGTTCCTTGGTGATCGACCGCACCGAGGCCATGACAGTCATCGACGTCAACACCGGTAAATTCACCGGCACGGGCGGAACCCTGGAAGAGACGGTCACGCGCAACAACCTGGAAGCCGCCGAAGAGATTGTGCGGCAACTGCGGCTGCGTGACATTGGTGGAATCGTTGTCGTTGACTTCATCGACATGGTGCTCGAATCGAACCGCGATCTTGTGTTGCGCAGGCTCGTGGAGTGCCTCGGGCGGGACCGCACCCGGCACCAGGTGGCGGAGGTCACGTCGCTCGGCCTGGTGCAAATGACCCGCAAGCGCGTTGGGCAGGGACTCGTCGAGGCCTTCTCGGAGACCTGCTCGCACTGCCTGGGGCGTGGGTTCATTGTGCACACCGAGCCGAACGAACACAGCAAGTCGCACGGTAGCCAGGCAGCGGATGAAGAGCCCGTGCCGAAGAAGTCGTCGCGCAGGCGCAAGAGCTCCGGGCATCAGGAGAGCGGGACCGCAGCGCCGGTGCCGGTGCTTCCGGGGTCATCGACCAAGGAGCGCGAGGCGGTCAAGGCGACCCTGGCGCAGATAGCCGCGGCGGCCGCGCACGCGCACGACGAACAACACGGCGACGGCGAGGTTGCGGAGGGCGAGATCGTCGAACCGGCCGCGATCGAGGCAGTCGTGATCGAGGCGGAGGTCGTTGCGGAAAACGACAGTCCCGATGCCGACGGAACCGATTCGCCTGCGGCGCCGTAG
- a CDS encoding cytochrome ubiquinol oxidase subunit I, translating into MDVLDLARWQFGITTVYHFIFVPLTIGLAPLVAIMQTVWVKTGDDKWLKLTKFFGKLLLINFALGVATGIVQEFQFGMTWSEYSRFVGDIFGAPLAMEALAAFFIESTFLGLWIFGWDRLPKKIHLAMIWAVAVAVNLSALFILAANSWMQHPVGATFNETTGRAGMTSIGDILTNNTLWAAFPHTVTASFLTAATFVAGISAWWMVKKARTGVAKDGTTAKSVYRTGLRFGCWIMIIAGIGVIWSGDSQAKLMFQQQPMKMAAAEALCHTEDGAAFSILTIGDVNNDCEGVTRLISVPGVTSFLANGNFNSTLQGVPELQAQYEQKYGYTDEAGNAISYSPNLMVTYWSFRLMIGFAAGSVALALAGIWLTRKGRVSDNKWLARLGIIAIPTPFLASSFGWIFTEIGRQPWVVAPNPTGVDGVWLLTARGVSPIAPWLVLTSMIVFTLLYGVLAVVWYKLMHRYTIEGAPEHVEDVSPTKIGGKPRTADGDDGPLSFAY; encoded by the coding sequence GTGGACGTCCTCGATCTCGCCCGCTGGCAGTTCGGCATCACGACCGTCTACCACTTCATCTTCGTGCCACTCACGATCGGGCTCGCCCCCCTGGTCGCAATCATGCAGACCGTGTGGGTGAAGACCGGGGATGACAAGTGGCTCAAGCTCACCAAGTTCTTCGGCAAGTTGCTGCTGATCAACTTCGCGCTCGGCGTGGCAACGGGAATCGTCCAAGAGTTCCAATTCGGCATGACGTGGTCTGAGTATTCGCGCTTCGTGGGCGACATATTCGGTGCGCCGCTGGCAATGGAGGCGTTGGCCGCGTTCTTCATCGAATCGACGTTCTTGGGCCTATGGATCTTCGGCTGGGACCGCCTGCCGAAGAAAATCCACCTCGCCATGATCTGGGCCGTGGCCGTCGCCGTGAACCTCTCCGCCCTGTTCATCCTCGCCGCGAACTCGTGGATGCAGCACCCGGTCGGCGCGACGTTCAATGAGACCACCGGACGCGCCGGAATGACCTCGATCGGCGACATCCTCACCAACAACACGTTGTGGGCCGCGTTCCCGCACACCGTGACCGCTTCGTTCCTCACGGCCGCGACATTCGTGGCCGGGATCAGCGCCTGGTGGATGGTGAAGAAGGCCCGCACCGGGGTCGCTAAGGACGGGACCACCGCCAAGAGCGTGTACCGAACCGGCCTGCGGTTCGGCTGCTGGATCATGATCATCGCCGGGATCGGCGTCATCTGGTCAGGTGATTCCCAAGCCAAGTTGATGTTCCAACAACAGCCCATGAAGATGGCCGCCGCCGAGGCGCTGTGCCACACCGAAGATGGTGCGGCCTTCTCGATCCTGACTATCGGCGACGTAAACAACGACTGCGAAGGCGTCACCCGCCTCATCTCGGTGCCGGGCGTGACGTCCTTCCTCGCCAACGGGAACTTCAACTCAACCCTCCAGGGCGTCCCCGAACTGCAAGCGCAATACGAACAAAAGTACGGGTACACGGACGAGGCCGGCAACGCCATCAGCTACTCGCCGAACCTCATGGTCACCTACTGGAGCTTCCGCCTCATGATCGGCTTTGCCGCTGGCTCGGTCGCCCTTGCCCTGGCCGGGATCTGGCTCACCCGCAAGGGCCGGGTTTCCGACAACAAGTGGCTGGCAAGGCTCGGCATCATCGCGATACCGACTCCGTTCCTTGCCTCCTCCTTCGGCTGGATCTTCACCGAAATCGGTCGCCAGCCGTGGGTCGTTGCCCCGAACCCAACGGGCGTAGACGGAGTGTGGTTGCTGACGGCGCGCGGCGTTTCGCCCATCGCGCCCTGGCTCGTGCTGACGTCAATGATCGTGTTCACCCTGCTGTACGGCGTGCTTGCAGTTGTTTGGTACAAGCTCATGCACCGCTACACGATCGAGGGCGCACCCGAACACGTCGAAGACGTGTCCCCGACCAAGATCGGCGGCAAACCGCGCACCGCGGACGGTGACGACGGCCCGCTGTCATTCGCATACTGA
- the cydB gene encoding cytochrome d ubiquinol oxidase subunit II: protein MDLPLIWFLLIAVLWIGYLVLEGFDFGVGMLIPILGRNDKERRVLINTIGPVWDGNEVWLLTAGGATFAAFPEWYATLFSGFYLPLLLILVALIVRICGFEYRGKINDAKWTAWWDRAIIFGSWLPAVLWGVAFANIVRGVNLDANHNYVGGFFALLNPFALLGGVVTALLFLMHGAVFLALKVDGDLRVRANRFAGKAAIAATVAAGVWAVWAQAAFANRAWTWAIVAVAAISLLAVIFTNAKGREGLAFIFSAVAIAAAVVLIFGAIFPNVMPATNPDYSLTIRNASSTDYTLTVMTWVAVALVPIVLIYQSWTYWVFRKRLRTEHIPAPAGLSLTKQTSQAAV from the coding sequence ATGGATCTCCCACTGATCTGGTTCCTGCTGATCGCAGTCCTGTGGATCGGCTACCTTGTGCTCGAAGGCTTCGACTTCGGCGTCGGCATGCTCATCCCGATCCTGGGACGCAACGACAAAGAGCGACGAGTTCTCATCAACACCATCGGCCCGGTTTGGGACGGCAACGAGGTGTGGCTCCTCACGGCCGGCGGCGCCACGTTCGCCGCCTTCCCGGAGTGGTACGCGACCCTGTTTTCGGGCTTCTACCTGCCGCTCCTGTTGATCCTGGTCGCGCTCATCGTGCGAATCTGCGGATTCGAATACCGCGGCAAGATCAACGACGCGAAGTGGACCGCATGGTGGGACCGCGCCATCATCTTCGGCTCGTGGTTGCCGGCGGTGCTGTGGGGCGTAGCCTTCGCGAACATCGTTCGCGGCGTCAACTTGGACGCCAACCACAACTACGTCGGCGGATTCTTCGCGCTTCTCAACCCGTTCGCGCTCCTCGGCGGGGTTGTCACCGCGCTGTTGTTCCTGATGCACGGCGCCGTGTTCCTGGCGCTCAAGGTGGACGGGGACCTGCGCGTGCGCGCCAACCGTTTCGCCGGAAAGGCCGCCATAGCGGCAACCGTCGCTGCAGGCGTGTGGGCCGTGTGGGCGCAGGCGGCGTTCGCAAACAGGGCCTGGACGTGGGCCATTGTCGCCGTCGCAGCGATCAGCCTGCTTGCGGTGATCTTCACGAACGCGAAGGGACGCGAAGGGCTGGCATTCATTTTCTCGGCCGTCGCCATTGCCGCCGCGGTCGTGCTGATCTTCGGCGCCATTTTCCCGAACGTCATGCCCGCGACCAACCCCGACTACTCCCTGACCATCCGCAACGCGTCCTCGACTGACTACACGCTGACGGTCATGACTTGGGTTGCGGTGGCGCTGGTTCCCATCGTCCTCATCTACCAGAGCTGGACGTACTGGGTATTCCGCAAGCGCCTGCGCACCGAACACATTCCGGCGCCAGCGGGGCTGTCGCTCACCAAGCAGACCTCCCAGGCTGCGGTGTGA